The Vibrio chagasii genome includes a region encoding these proteins:
- the mukF gene encoding chromosome partition protein MukF: MSEMTQTAEEQPIDELVGWVKQHDFSLNLPPERLAFLIAIAVLSNERFDEELGEGELHDAFTIVTRLFEDTGEASAFRANNAINELVKQKLISRFTSEITDGASIYRLSPLAIGISDYYLRHRQFSKLKLSIQLSMVADEMAKAIEAAQKGGTPGHWRKNVYGVLKYSVGEIFDQIDLNQRVMDEQQQTVKQQIADLLNKDWREAINNCEVLLSETSATLKELQDTLQAAGDELQTQILDIQEIVYGDDELEFVGETLFGLQMKLDRITSWGQQAIDLWIGYDRHVHKFIRTAIDMDKNRAFSQRLRQSVTEYFDAPWLLTYADAEKLTDLRDEALVLRDDEVTGQAPLDVEYEEFEQVNDLLSERIADMLKAHKQQGAPIDLGLVLRDYLAEHPRTHHFDLARIVVDQAVRLGYSESDYQAIQPDWQAINDFGAKVQANVINKY; this comes from the coding sequence ATGAGTGAAATGACTCAAACTGCCGAAGAGCAGCCAATTGATGAGTTGGTGGGCTGGGTCAAGCAGCATGATTTTTCATTAAACTTGCCGCCAGAGCGCTTAGCATTTTTGATTGCTATCGCAGTATTAAGCAATGAAAGGTTCGATGAAGAGCTGGGCGAGGGTGAACTGCATGATGCGTTTACTATCGTCACTCGACTGTTTGAAGATACTGGTGAAGCCTCAGCGTTTCGTGCCAATAATGCAATTAATGAGTTGGTTAAACAGAAGCTGATTAGCCGCTTTACCAGCGAAATTACCGATGGCGCAAGCATATACCGCTTGTCACCGTTGGCTATTGGTATCTCAGATTATTATTTACGTCACCGTCAGTTCTCTAAATTAAAACTGTCTATCCAACTTTCCATGGTTGCCGACGAGATGGCAAAGGCCATTGAAGCTGCACAGAAAGGCGGAACGCCAGGACATTGGAGAAAGAATGTTTACGGCGTGCTCAAGTATTCTGTTGGTGAAATTTTCGATCAGATTGATCTTAACCAACGTGTTATGGATGAGCAGCAGCAGACCGTAAAACAGCAGATTGCCGACCTTCTTAATAAAGATTGGCGTGAGGCGATCAACAACTGTGAAGTCTTGCTATCAGAAACCTCAGCCACGCTAAAAGAGCTGCAAGACACCTTGCAAGCGGCAGGTGATGAACTGCAAACGCAGATCCTAGATATCCAAGAAATAGTCTACGGTGACGACGAACTTGAGTTTGTTGGCGAAACCCTGTTTGGTCTGCAAATGAAGCTCGACCGAATCACAAGTTGGGGCCAACAAGCAATTGATCTGTGGATCGGCTATGACCGTCACGTTCACAAGTTTATCCGTACCGCGATTGATATGGATAAGAACCGTGCCTTCAGCCAACGCTTACGTCAATCTGTGACTGAATACTTTGATGCGCCTTGGCTACTGACGTATGCCGACGCTGAAAAGTTAACTGACCTTCGTGATGAAGCACTAGTGCTTCGTGATGACGAGGTAACAGGACAAGCGCCACTCGACGTAGAGTACGAAGAATTTGAGCAAGTGAACGATCTGCTGTCTGAAAGAATTGCAGATATGTTAAAAGCTCACAAACAGCAAGGTGCGCCAATCGATCTTGGCCTTGTGTTACGCGACTACCTCGCTGAACACCCTCGCACACACCATTTTGATTTAGCCAGAATTGTTGTCGACCAAGCGGTGCGCTTAGGTTACTCAGAGTCTGACTATCAGGCTATTCAGCCAGATTGGCAGGCAATCAACGATTTCGGTGCAAAGGTACAAGCCAATGTCATTAACAAGTACTGA
- the mukE gene encoding chromosome partition protein MukE, which translates to MSLTSTDDYMPEKLVKAIANPLFPALDSMLRSGKHISTEDLDNHALLSDFEVELQHFYQRYNTELVKAPEGFFYLRPRSTSLIGRSVLSELDMLVGKVLCFLYLSPERLAHEGIFTNQELFEELMALADEKKLMKLATNRASGSDLDKEKLFEKVRTSLRRLRRIGILIAIGETGKFRISEAVFRFGADVRVGDDMKEAQLRLIRDGEAVVHTQEPNQGSLLNEEKAEATSDVDENGQQDIFNDQADFDLESNDGEQTKVEGEA; encoded by the coding sequence ATGTCATTAACAAGTACTGATGATTACATGCCAGAGAAACTGGTAAAAGCGATAGCGAACCCATTGTTCCCTGCGCTAGACAGCATGCTGCGTTCAGGTAAGCATATTTCAACAGAAGACCTAGATAACCACGCGTTACTGTCTGATTTTGAAGTTGAGCTTCAGCATTTCTACCAACGCTACAACACAGAACTTGTGAAAGCACCGGAAGGTTTCTTCTATCTGCGTCCGCGTTCTACGTCTTTAATTGGTCGTAGTGTGTTGTCTGAGCTAGACATGCTTGTTGGCAAGGTATTGTGTTTCTTGTACCTAAGCCCAGAACGTTTAGCTCACGAAGGTATCTTCACTAACCAAGAGTTGTTTGAAGAGCTAATGGCGCTAGCGGATGAGAAAAAACTCATGAAGCTAGCAACAAACCGTGCGTCTGGTTCTGATTTAGACAAAGAAAAACTGTTTGAAAAAGTGCGTACTTCTCTGCGTCGCTTACGTCGTATCGGCATCTTGATTGCGATTGGCGAAACGGGCAAATTCCGTATCAGCGAAGCGGTATTCCGTTTTGGTGCGGACGTACGTGTTGGCGATGACATGAAAGAAGCTCAACTGCGCCTTATCCGTGATGGTGAGGCTGTGGTGCATACTCAAGAACCTAACCAAGGTAGCTTGTTGAATGAAGAGAAAGCTGAAGCTACATCAGATGTAGATGAAAACGGTCAACAAGATATTTTTAACGATCAAGCTGACTTTGACCTTGAGTCAAACGACGGCGAACAAACAAAAGTAGAAGGTGAAGCATGA
- a CDS encoding IS4 family transposase, with amino-acid sequence MSIQNYFVDFLEENPVDVAQLTTFSEHIPDEWVVKAASLSDKATIRRRRLPSDMVLWLIVGMAFFRNEPIAEVARRMNVCADGLADEELLAKSALTQARQRLGSAAPEWLFKQCGRTWGLERYRDDTWQGLQVFAVDGALFRTADTPELREHFGSGNTSSSRQTPHPMLRVVTMMNVRSHVIVDAAISPYRRGEIPLAMPFIDSLPDNSVTLLDKGFYGADLLLSLQNSGINRHWLIPARKGLKYTLLDEEESNDMLIEMNVSPQALKKNPSLPEKWQVRAVTYEVQGKQKTVFTSLPRADYDAKAVAELYHERWEIELGYRDIKSSMQHNALVLRSKTVNLVYQELWGLLLGYNLVRREASQAAVEHGRMPNEISFKYACQFIASQLKVMSKAISPGNTPKRLKSLRGDLSVLFIDKRPKPNRPRAVKISKTRYPINRKAAPLK; translated from the coding sequence ATGTCTATCCAAAACTATTTTGTCGATTTCCTCGAAGAAAATCCTGTTGATGTAGCTCAACTCACCACTTTCTCTGAACATATCCCAGATGAATGGGTTGTTAAGGCAGCTAGTCTTTCTGATAAAGCGACTATTCGCCGACGTCGACTACCAAGTGACATGGTCTTGTGGCTAATTGTCGGCATGGCCTTCTTCCGTAATGAACCAATTGCCGAAGTCGCACGAAGAATGAATGTCTGTGCGGATGGCTTGGCTGATGAAGAGTTATTAGCAAAAAGTGCTTTAACCCAGGCAAGACAACGTTTAGGCAGTGCTGCACCAGAGTGGTTGTTTAAACAATGTGGGCGAACGTGGGGTCTTGAACGATACCGTGATGATACGTGGCAAGGATTACAAGTTTTTGCTGTAGACGGTGCTCTTTTTCGCACCGCGGATACGCCCGAACTTAGAGAGCACTTTGGCTCGGGTAATACCTCGAGTAGCAGGCAGACACCACATCCAATGCTAAGAGTTGTGACTATGATGAATGTCCGTTCTCATGTCATCGTTGACGCTGCCATAAGCCCTTATCGGCGTGGTGAAATCCCACTTGCTATGCCCTTCATCGACTCTTTACCAGATAACTCTGTGACGTTACTAGATAAAGGTTTTTACGGTGCAGACTTACTTCTCTCTCTTCAAAATAGCGGTATTAATAGACATTGGTTGATACCAGCAAGGAAAGGGTTGAAATACACACTTTTAGATGAAGAAGAAAGCAATGATATGCTCATCGAAATGAACGTCTCACCGCAAGCTCTCAAAAAGAACCCTAGTTTACCTGAAAAATGGCAAGTCAGAGCGGTGACCTATGAAGTACAAGGTAAGCAGAAAACTGTTTTTACATCCCTTCCAAGAGCAGACTACGACGCGAAAGCGGTAGCCGAACTTTATCATGAACGTTGGGAAATCGAATTAGGTTATCGTGATATCAAAAGCTCAATGCAACACAATGCCTTAGTATTACGCAGTAAAACAGTAAACCTTGTTTATCAAGAACTCTGGGGGCTGTTGCTTGGTTATAATTTGGTAAGACGTGAAGCAAGTCAGGCAGCAGTTGAACATGGAAGAATGCCGAATGAAATTAGCTTTAAATACGCTTGTCAGTTTATAGCGAGCCAACTGAAGGTGATGAGTAAAGCGATATCGCCAGGCAATACACCTAAGCGTTTAAAGAGTCTAAGGGGAGACTTATCAGTCCTCTTTATAGACAAACGCCCTAAGCCTAATCGGCCTAGGGCGGTAAAAATATCAAAGACTCGCTACCCAATTAATCGCAAAGCAGCTCCGCTTAAGTGA
- the cmoM gene encoding tRNA uridine 5-oxyacetic acid(34) methyltransferase CmoM → MTEDRNFDDIAHKFAKNIYGSDKGEIRQIIVWEDLEQALSKFEDSASPLHVLDAGGGLAQMSQKIAALGHKVSLCDLSSEMLKLAREGITEAGLLEQYQFIHSPVQKVAEHLDDKVDFVIFHAVMEWLADPKEALDLLLEQVKPGGIASIMFYNHHGLVLKNVICGNIPHVLNGMPHRKRFKLQPQKGLKPEEVYQWIEDAGLEICGKSGIRSFSDYIGNMEYMGDYQFEDVLELEKQLCRQEPYLSLGRYIHVWAQKPAQ, encoded by the coding sequence GTGACTGAAGACCGTAATTTCGACGATATTGCCCACAAATTTGCAAAAAATATTTACGGCTCTGACAAAGGAGAGATCCGTCAGATCATCGTATGGGAAGATTTAGAACAAGCTTTGAGCAAGTTTGAAGATTCTGCTTCTCCATTGCATGTGCTTGATGCTGGGGGCGGATTGGCACAGATGTCGCAAAAAATTGCGGCACTGGGTCATAAGGTTTCTCTATGTGATCTTTCTTCTGAGATGCTGAAGCTGGCTCGAGAAGGGATCACCGAAGCAGGGCTGTTAGAGCAATATCAGTTTATCCATTCTCCGGTACAAAAAGTGGCAGAGCATCTCGACGATAAAGTCGATTTTGTGATATTTCACGCCGTTATGGAGTGGCTAGCAGACCCAAAAGAAGCACTGGATTTGCTACTTGAACAAGTGAAACCGGGTGGTATTGCCTCGATAATGTTTTACAACCACCACGGATTAGTCCTGAAAAATGTGATTTGTGGCAACATTCCTCATGTATTGAATGGGATGCCACATCGAAAACGGTTTAAGCTGCAACCACAAAAAGGCTTGAAGCCAGAAGAGGTTTATCAATGGATAGAAGACGCTGGTCTAGAAATCTGTGGTAAATCAGGCATTCGCTCCTTCAGTGACTACATAGGTAATATGGAGTACATGGGCGATTACCAATTTGAAGATGTATTGGAACTAGAAAAACAGCTATGTCGCCAAGAGCCATATCTGTCACTAGGCCGTTATATTCACGTTTGGGCTCAAAAACCTGCGCAATAA
- the elyC gene encoding envelope biogenesis factor ElyC yields MFELKKVVSSLLMPLPAMLILAFLGLALVMFTTKRKTGCLITLSALCGIFLIAFQPVSSQLLMPMERQHTAFLPVDETVDYVMVLGSGHVVDDQIPPTSELSRTGLMRLSEGIRILRLYPGAKLILSGYGAGTEVSNARMMAKVALALGVAKPDIILLETAKDTWEEARQAAAFVKNKRMVLVTSASHMTRALNEFNAAGMKPLPAPTNYLAQEGIVEPWEKYTPKALYLEQTERYWHETLGLVWQSLRDWLDTSSDIVEEPIVVPEASSLAEDENVVSAAQPQ; encoded by the coding sequence ATGTTTGAGCTGAAAAAAGTAGTGTCTTCATTACTGATGCCACTACCAGCAATGTTAATTCTCGCATTTCTGGGCTTAGCCCTAGTGATGTTTACTACTAAAAGAAAGACTGGTTGCTTAATTACCCTCTCAGCCCTCTGTGGTATTTTCCTAATCGCTTTCCAGCCAGTTTCTAGTCAACTATTAATGCCAATGGAAAGGCAGCACACTGCATTTTTACCTGTCGACGAGACCGTCGATTACGTGATGGTTCTTGGTAGCGGCCACGTCGTTGATGACCAGATCCCACCAACATCTGAACTGAGTCGCACAGGCTTGATGCGTTTGAGTGAAGGTATTCGCATTTTACGCCTCTACCCGGGCGCTAAACTGATTCTGTCTGGCTACGGCGCTGGCACAGAGGTCAGCAACGCAAGAATGATGGCTAAGGTAGCCCTGGCACTCGGTGTTGCAAAGCCTGATATCATTCTGCTGGAAACAGCCAAAGACACTTGGGAAGAAGCCCGCCAAGCCGCTGCGTTCGTTAAGAATAAAAGAATGGTGTTGGTAACTTCAGCAAGCCATATGACACGTGCTCTCAACGAATTTAATGCAGCAGGCATGAAACCCTTGCCAGCGCCAACTAACTATCTTGCTCAAGAAGGTATCGTAGAACCATGGGAAAAATACACGCCCAAGGCTCTTTATCTCGAACAGACTGAACGATATTGGCACGAGACGCTAGGATTAGTTTGGCAAAGCCTACGTGACTGGCTAGACACCAGCAGTGATATTGTAGAAGAGCCAATCGTCGTGCCTGAAGCTTCGAGCCTAGCTGAAGATGAGAATGTCGTTTCGGCAGCTCAGCCTCAATAA
- the mukB gene encoding chromosome partition protein MukB produces the protein MIERGKYQSLTMVNWNGFFARTFDIDGLVTTLSGGNGAGKSTTMAAFITALIPDQSLLHFRNTTEAGSSQSSRDKGLYGKLQPGACYAALDVVNSRNQRLLFAVKLQQVAGRDKKVDIKPFVIQGLPSHVKPTDVLIQNVSDSHARVCQLNDVKAAVAQYEGAHFKAFSSIVDYHSQMFEYGVVPKKLRNSSDRSKFYRLIEASLYGGISSAITRSLRDYLLPQNGGVKKAFQDMESALRENRMTLEAIKTTQSDRDLFKHLITESTNYVAADYMRHANDRRNKLDQTMKFRGELFGSRETLLEQNNLLNRVQEELELLVDQESSLEQDYQAASDHLQLVQTALRQQEKIARYSEDLEELNERLEEQMMVVEEAQERVLLAEEQATITEEEVDSLKTQLADYQQALDVQQTRALQYQQAVQALEKTKQLLGDESITAESALTLVSELKAQEESSTQKLLSTKHKLDMSSAASAQFDKALSLVKSIVGDFERKEASHSAKQALDKGRNAKHVVENEQQWRAQHRDMARDVAQQRQAKELATEYQKQHNISLTDEAVFEEERERHAMQIETLEYAQEELREAKSEQRRVQQNHDQEIQKLESVAPAWITANDALESLRDQTEAELEDSQAVMTQMQQVLEDEKSQVVAKDQLATRRAELEQEIERLASPGGSNDPRLKGLADTLGGVLLSEIYDDITIGDAPYFSAMYGPARHAIVVSDLDGIKEKLIDLDDCPEDLYILEGDVDAFDDSSFNADELEGAVCVQLNDRQMRYSRFPEIPLFGRAAREQRLEKLREERDVVVENHAKAAFDSQKLNRLYQAFNSFVAKHLHVAFNADPEQALTVVREKRNQVVRSLAELDSKEQQQRSQLQQSKQAIAALDKLAPMVRILEDETLAERLAELEVQLERLSEAKSYLNTHGKALASLEQIVSALDADPEQFEALEAEYRQADNALQTLKGKVFALSDLIERRHYFAYADSVDLLNKSSELSEQLKAKLVQAEQARAKGRDGLKQAREQMNQYNQVLAALKSSHQAKQETVQEFKQELQEFGVNADEGAEERAVRRRDELQERLHTSRSRKSEYERTITSTELEMKALAKRLKKVQKEYTELRTFVVAAKAGWCSVLRLARENDVERRLHKRELAYLTAGELRSMSDKSLGALRLAVADNEDLRDSLRLSEDNAHPERKVLFYIAVYQHLRERIRQDIIHTDDPVEAIEEMEVELARLTEELTQRENRLAISSESVASIIKKTIQREQNRIRMLNQGLSNIYFGQVKGVRLNVKIRESHEILLSGLATQQEQHKDLFETTRFTFSEAMAKLFQRVNPHIDMGQRSPQVLGEELLDYRNYLELSVEVNRGSDGWLQAESGALSTGEAIGTGQSILLMVVQSWEEESRRLRSKDIVPCRLLFLDEAARLDAKSISTLFELCDRLGMQLLIAAPENISPEKGTTYKLVRKVFKDHEHVHVVGLRGFAQNKPASSVQELIEETEQ, from the coding sequence ATGATTGAAAGAGGTAAGTATCAATCATTAACCATGGTCAACTGGAACGGCTTCTTCGCACGTACTTTTGATATTGATGGATTGGTTACAACGCTTTCTGGCGGTAACGGTGCAGGTAAGTCGACCACAATGGCGGCATTCATTACAGCACTTATCCCTGACCAAAGCCTTCTGCATTTCCGTAACACAACGGAAGCAGGCAGCTCACAGTCATCACGTGATAAAGGCCTTTACGGTAAGCTTCAGCCAGGCGCATGTTATGCAGCGTTAGATGTGGTGAACTCTCGTAACCAACGCCTACTGTTTGCAGTAAAACTGCAGCAAGTTGCTGGTCGTGACAAGAAAGTAGACATCAAGCCGTTCGTTATCCAAGGTCTTCCAAGCCATGTGAAGCCAACGGATGTATTGATTCAGAACGTTTCAGACAGTCATGCTCGTGTATGTCAGCTAAATGATGTGAAGGCCGCAGTTGCACAATACGAAGGCGCACACTTCAAAGCGTTCTCTTCGATTGTGGATTACCACTCACAGATGTTCGAATACGGTGTGGTACCGAAGAAACTGCGTAATAGCAGCGACCGTTCTAAGTTCTACCGTCTGATTGAGGCATCACTTTATGGTGGTATCTCAAGCGCAATTACACGTTCTCTGCGTGATTACCTTCTACCGCAAAATGGTGGTGTGAAGAAAGCATTCCAAGATATGGAATCGGCACTGCGTGAGAACCGCATGACGTTAGAAGCGATCAAGACAACTCAGTCGGATCGTGACTTGTTCAAGCATTTGATCACTGAATCGACCAATTACGTGGCAGCAGACTACATGCGCCATGCAAACGATCGTCGTAACAAGCTTGATCAAACCATGAAGTTCCGTGGTGAACTGTTTGGTTCGCGTGAAACTTTACTTGAGCAAAACAACCTGTTGAATCGAGTTCAAGAAGAACTTGAGTTGCTGGTGGATCAAGAATCGTCTCTAGAACAAGACTACCAAGCGGCTTCGGATCATCTTCAATTGGTTCAAACTGCACTTCGTCAGCAAGAGAAAATTGCTCGCTACAGCGAAGATCTAGAAGAGCTTAATGAGCGTCTAGAAGAGCAGATGATGGTGGTTGAAGAAGCTCAAGAGCGAGTACTTCTTGCAGAAGAGCAGGCAACCATTACTGAAGAAGAAGTGGATAGCCTGAAAACTCAGCTTGCTGATTACCAACAAGCATTGGATGTTCAGCAGACTCGCGCACTTCAATACCAGCAAGCGGTTCAAGCATTAGAGAAAACCAAGCAGTTGCTAGGTGATGAATCTATTACGGCAGAAAGTGCGTTGACCTTGGTTTCTGAGTTAAAAGCACAAGAAGAGTCAAGCACACAGAAGCTACTGTCTACTAAGCACAAGCTAGACATGTCTTCAGCAGCTTCTGCACAGTTCGATAAAGCGCTGTCTTTGGTTAAGAGCATTGTTGGTGATTTTGAACGTAAAGAAGCGTCTCACAGCGCTAAACAAGCTCTAGATAAAGGTCGTAACGCAAAACACGTTGTTGAGAACGAACAGCAATGGCGTGCTCAGCATCGCGACATGGCTCGTGATGTGGCGCAGCAGCGTCAAGCGAAAGAGCTGGCGACTGAATACCAAAAGCAACACAATATTTCACTGACTGACGAAGCGGTTTTCGAAGAAGAACGTGAACGTCATGCCATGCAGATCGAAACGCTTGAGTATGCTCAAGAAGAGCTGCGTGAAGCGAAGAGTGAACAACGTCGTGTTCAGCAAAACCACGATCAAGAGATTCAAAAGCTTGAATCTGTTGCTCCTGCGTGGATCACAGCAAATGATGCGCTTGAGTCGTTGAGAGATCAAACCGAAGCTGAGCTAGAAGATAGCCAAGCTGTGATGACGCAAATGCAGCAAGTGCTTGAAGATGAAAAATCTCAAGTGGTGGCTAAAGATCAACTGGCAACGCGCCGAGCTGAACTTGAGCAAGAGATCGAGCGTCTAGCGTCACCTGGTGGTTCTAACGATCCTCGTTTGAAAGGCTTAGCAGATACCCTTGGTGGCGTTCTGCTTTCTGAGATCTACGACGACATCACGATTGGCGATGCACCATACTTCAGTGCGATGTATGGCCCGGCTCGTCATGCGATTGTGGTTTCAGATCTTGATGGCATCAAAGAGAAACTGATTGATCTTGATGATTGTCCTGAAGACCTTTACATCCTTGAGGGTGATGTAGACGCGTTTGATGACAGCTCGTTCAATGCCGATGAGTTAGAAGGCGCGGTGTGTGTTCAACTGAACGATCGCCAGATGCGTTACTCTCGTTTCCCTGAGATCCCACTGTTTGGCCGTGCAGCTCGTGAGCAACGTTTAGAGAAACTGCGTGAAGAGCGCGATGTGGTTGTTGAGAATCACGCGAAAGCTGCGTTTGACTCTCAAAAACTTAATCGTTTATACCAAGCATTCAATAGCTTTGTAGCGAAGCACCTGCACGTTGCGTTTAACGCAGATCCAGAGCAAGCACTTACAGTCGTTCGTGAGAAACGCAACCAAGTAGTGCGCTCGTTAGCTGAACTGGATTCGAAAGAGCAACAACAACGCAGCCAGCTTCAACAAAGTAAACAGGCGATTGCTGCGCTTGATAAGTTAGCGCCTATGGTTCGTATTCTAGAAGACGAAACATTAGCTGAGCGTTTGGCTGAACTAGAAGTACAACTAGAACGCCTGAGCGAAGCTAAGTCTTACCTGAACACTCACGGCAAAGCACTTGCTTCACTAGAGCAAATCGTTTCTGCACTAGACGCAGACCCAGAGCAATTTGAAGCTTTGGAAGCAGAGTATCGCCAAGCGGACAACGCGCTGCAAACGTTAAAAGGCAAAGTGTTCGCGCTGTCTGATCTGATTGAACGTCGTCACTACTTTGCTTACGCAGACTCAGTTGATCTGCTTAACAAGAGCAGTGAATTGAGTGAGCAACTGAAAGCGAAGCTGGTTCAAGCAGAACAAGCTCGTGCGAAAGGCCGCGATGGCTTGAAGCAAGCTCGCGAACAGATGAACCAGTACAACCAAGTATTGGCAGCGTTGAAGAGTTCGCACCAAGCGAAGCAAGAGACTGTTCAAGAGTTCAAACAAGAGCTTCAAGAGTTCGGTGTTAACGCTGATGAAGGTGCTGAAGAGCGCGCGGTGCGTCGTCGTGACGAGCTTCAAGAGCGTCTGCATACGTCTCGTAGCCGTAAGAGCGAATATGAGCGTACGATTACCTCAACTGAACTTGAGATGAAAGCACTGGCTAAGCGTCTTAAGAAAGTACAGAAAGAGTACACAGAGCTTCGTACCTTCGTTGTTGCAGCAAAAGCCGGCTGGTGTTCAGTACTGCGTTTAGCACGTGAGAATGACGTTGAACGTCGTCTACACAAGCGTGAACTGGCTTACCTAACAGCGGGTGAACTTCGCTCAATGTCGGATAAATCACTGGGTGCACTACGTCTGGCTGTGGCTGACAATGAAGACCTACGCGATTCGCTGCGCCTATCGGAAGATAACGCGCATCCAGAGCGTAAGGTTCTGTTCTACATTGCGGTTTACCAACATCTTCGCGAGCGTATTCGCCAAGACATCATCCATACGGATGATCCGGTTGAAGCAATCGAAGAGATGGAAGTTGAACTAGCTCGATTAACTGAAGAACTGACGCAGCGTGAAAACCGCCTAGCGATCAGCTCTGAGTCGGTAGCAAGCATTATTAAGAAGACGATTCAGCGCGAGCAGAACCGTATTCGAATGCTAAACCAAGGTCTGTCGAATATTTACTTTGGTCAGGTTAAGGGCGTACGTCTGAACGTTAAGATTCGTGAAAGCCACGAAATCTTGCTATCAGGCCTAGCGACTCAACAAGAGCAGCACAAAGACTTGTTCGAAACGACTCGTTTCACTTTCTCAGAAGCGATGGCGAAGTTGTTCCAACGTGTGAACCCACACATCGACATGGGCCAACGTTCTCCGCAAGTTCTGGGTGAAGAGCTGCTTGATTACCGTAACTACCTAGAGCTAAGTGTTGAAGTTAACCGTGGTTCGGATGGTTGGCTACAAGCTGAATCCGGCGCACTGTCTACCGGTGAGGCGATTGGTACTGGTCAATCTATCCTACTGATGGTGGTACAGAGCTGGGAAGAAGAATCTCGCCGACTTCGTAGCAAAGACATTGTTCCATGCCGCTTGTTGTTCCTTGATGAAGCAGCACGTCTGGATGCGAAGTCTATCTCTACACTGTTTGAACTGTGTGACCGTCTAGGTATGCAGCTTCTGATTGCAGCACCGGAGAACATCAGCCCAGAGAAAGGTACAACCTACAAACTGGTACGTAAGGTCTTCAAAGATCATGAACACGTACACGTTGTTGGCCTGCGCGGATTTGCTCAGAATAAGCCAGCCTCTTCAGTCCAAGAGCTTATCGAAGAAACTGAACAATAA
- the torR gene encoding two-component system response regulator TorR: protein MSYHVLVVEDDVVTRSKLVGYFQNEGYRVSEAESGAQMRNVLDENNVDLIMLDINLPGEDGLMLTRELRSQSDIGIILVTGRTDSIDKIVGLEMGADDYVTKPFELRELLVRVKNLLWRISAARKTAAGAVEESEDESVVRFGEWTFDIPRRALSKNGEPVKLTKAEYELLVALSSYPNQVLSRERILNMISHRVDAPNDRTIDVLIRRMRAKMEFDPKNPQIFVTVHGEGYMFAGD, encoded by the coding sequence ATGAGCTATCACGTATTAGTCGTAGAAGATGATGTGGTGACCCGTAGTAAACTGGTTGGTTATTTCCAGAACGAAGGGTACAGAGTAAGCGAAGCCGAAAGCGGCGCTCAAATGAGAAACGTGTTAGACGAAAACAACGTTGACCTCATTATGCTGGACATCAACTTACCAGGCGAAGATGGATTGATGCTAACTCGCGAATTACGCAGTCAATCAGACATTGGAATTATTTTAGTTACTGGACGCACGGATAGCATCGACAAAATTGTTGGCCTTGAAATGGGCGCTGACGATTACGTTACTAAACCCTTCGAACTTCGCGAGTTACTGGTTCGAGTTAAAAACCTACTTTGGCGTATTTCTGCCGCTCGTAAAACAGCAGCAGGTGCGGTTGAAGAATCTGAAGATGAATCAGTGGTTCGTTTTGGTGAGTGGACATTTGATATCCCTCGTCGTGCGTTAAGCAAAAACGGCGAGCCGGTAAAATTGACGAAAGCGGAATACGAACTATTGGTTGCACTGTCTTCTTACCCTAATCAGGTATTAAGCCGCGAACGTATTCTTAATATGATTAGCCACCGTGTTGATGCGCCGAATGACCGTACTATTGATGTACTGATTCGTCGTATGCGCGCAAAAATGGAGTTCGATCCGAAGAACCCACAAATTTTTGTGACGGTTCACGGCGAAGGTTACATGTTTGCTGGTGACTAA